A window of Bactrocera dorsalis isolate Fly_Bdor chromosome 4, ASM2337382v1, whole genome shotgun sequence genomic DNA:
GCATTGATAAGAATGAGATAAGCGCACAGATTCGTTGCTTAATTCAAGAGTTGCATGAAtcatatttatagaaaaaaaaatttaaataaaaaatatcgattgtTTCAAGTCTTTTCTAATTTCTTTGCTGCCATTTGAAGCAGAGAACTTTAAttgtattacaataataacaacaaatgtgtattaaaaataacaagCTTTAAATGTATCGAAATTTGAAAGTAATTAGCTATTAGATCAATATAGCATTTAGTAAAAGTAGAAATTaacttttagtttttgttcgacAGTAGAAGAGTGTATGGAATTACATGTTTGAAAAAGCATACATTATTAGAgcgttttttatagaaaaaatattaaatttatattttacaataagtTTATCACAATTTAATCTAGCGGCGGCTGCGTTGGCGTTGTCTACATCGtcgtagtattttttttttatatcatcaTTTGCATTTACACACTCTCATTAACATAATTACGCTACTTTTGCCACCCTTTCCCTTTAACAAGTGTTTTGTAGTTTGGGTGtttagaatttaattaaataaaccaCACTATTTTAACCAGCACCACAGCATGACCTATTCGTTGTAGGCGTTTGTCTGCCTTCTTCATCGCCATCCTGTGAGTCATCCTCAACTATCAACCGTTGTGACGTACGTCCACCCTGCATCAGACGCAATGAACTAGTTTCTTGTTCGCGTTGAGCATGACGTTGTATCATCAATTGTGTAAGCGCTGTGAATAGCTCCTCTATGCCTTCATTGGCTTTGGCGGATGTCTCGAAATAGTGTGCTCCCACACTTTCGGTATATTCTAATGCTACATCTTGTGGTACCGTGCGTTGTGCATCTAAATCCGTCTTATTGCCCACAATTGTTATAACAATTTCAGCACCCAGCATACGTTTAAGTTCTTTTAACCAATTTTTTACCTTTTGAAAGGAATCTTCATCGGTAATATCATAGACGAGTATGGCACCATGTGATCCACGATAATAGATAGGTCCGAGAGCATGAAAACGTTCCTGACCAGCAGTATCCCAGATGTTAAGATGTGCTCGGCTACCGTCCTCTAAAGTTAGCTTTTTGGTTAGAAATGAAGCCTGCAAGGTGCTGATGTGTTGAGGATTGAATTTATCTTCGACATAACGTAAAACGATTGAAGTTTTGCCAACACAACCTTCGCCCAATAGCACCACTTTGAAAGTCTTGAAATTGGAACTGGTGTTATTCGTTGGCATCTTTGCCTTTAAGTTTGCAAGTAGCAAAGCTACGTTATTATTTAAACTATTACGCAGTacgtatataaattttattaattaaattgcaacaaGAATCGCTGTGTCAACAAATTGGATTTCGATATCGGACACCTCCTTTTCAGTATTGTACTTTCTTTTCTTATCCATCAATATTTCCATCTGTTTTATTTACTATTCCTCTCCAAATGACGTCTTAAATGACAGCTGTGATTGAAATGAGCACTGCCACATCTTAGATTAgtgattttacaatttttattataattttggcTTTGCTGAAAAATTACCATTATTTTTGTAAGACATGATAtggctgggatttagaatagcatttCCGGATTTCGGGGATAAAATGGGTATCACTGGAAGAGTGACAATCTCCAGAttacgaaaatatatacatatacatatgtatgtatatagttgccgctgacttatagttttaaagatatttgcatttgctATTCTAAATGTTACCTCGTGATATactaaataactaaaatattagttataaaacAGTTAATGGAAGTTATTTTAACTAAGTTTGGCATTCTCTcgacaataattttttgttgaaaccgATTTCAAtggtaaacaataaaaataatatggaaAGAAATGCCATCAGTCACATTTTACGTCACTTTGGCAACACCAAAATCCGGGAATAGTGTTGTAAGACTATCCGTTTGTTATTGTTCCGCTAGCTGTCGTTCGTTTTGAGAGTTAGTGAATTTTTGCTATTTCAGCAGCAATTGATTGgaaaattactaaatataatgaattttcgcgtcaatataaatatatgccgTGTCTGCATGAAATCGGACGATGGCGTATCACTTTTGAATGATGAAGAATTGCGCAAAAAGTTTGTGTTTACAACGCATTTGaaggtaaatattttgtatgtctAACCGTCTAAATTCTAGTACACGAATTGACAATGTACTAGAGAAGATGGCCGTGCAGAAAACTCTTTTACTAGTGACAACAGGGTCGTTCAAATAAGTGAATACGCGGATGTACCCGGTTCATTTAAATTGCTATTATTATAAAATCGTGTATAGTGaaataaatatcataattttGTACATTTCCACCGatattattaaaacatataCGTTCTCCAAATTCATGAAGCATTTTGCAAATCGATTAGAAATACCCAATTGCTTACTGCTGCTTTGACAGCCTTCAATAATGGCTACACaggcatgcatgcatgtgtgtgatcAATTGTGCTTTTAAAAAGCTGCTCTGCTACGAAATACAAACTTCAGTACAATCAGCAAAATTGATCTggtaaacataaacaaaacacCGGCTTTAATTAGCTATTTAAGGCAGATTTTAAGGTGGACTTTGCCAATGAGCAGATTGTAAATGCAATCATTCACACGAACTGTGCTTTCCCGACGTTATACACCCGTCTTTTTTACTTCTCAAAAATTGTTGGTGACCTTCGTCGTTGCAGCGAATATTCTAAACGCAAGAGCAACTACACAATCTTATAAAACTTGTGGTAGCACTTTAACTACCAATTGTAAAGATATGAGTGATCCTACTGCTGAGGACTCATATACTGCCGGCAGCAGTTCGGTGGCATTTGTGACAACACCAGATGACAAGTTGGCCAAAAAATTAGCACAAGGTTTAGTGGAGAAGAAATTGGCTGCTTGTGTCAACATAATCCCACATATACAATCTATTTACATGTGGGAGGGAAAGGTTAATGAGGATAACGAATATTTAATGATGATCAAAACGAGAACTAGTCGTATGGACGAAGTAATCAAGTTTGTACGTGAGAACCATTCTTACAGTGTGGCGGAGGTTATAACCTTGCCTATTGAAAATGGCAATGCACCTTATTTAAGTTGGATTGAGCAAATTGTGCCAGATAAGAAGTAAATAAACCAAAGGTGAACAGAATTCTTTGAAACGCATTGtgaaatatatgcatattataaatttaaaaataaattgaattactttaaatattataaacttgTTTGTCTtgcaaatataatgaaatatggGATCACTGAGGTCAAGTAAATTTCTAATCATTGAAgcagtaattttaattaaaagaatttgttaaaaataatttcattctaTAATTAGTGGGAGGTGTGAAATTAGTATACtattgtaaacaaattaataataatattgcgatttcgttatattttattatcttatcGTTTTTTCCAGCTCACTGAAAGTGATGATATGCCCTCGTTAATTTGTTCTAAATGCTTAAAACGACTGCGAGTAGCCTATGATTTCGTAAAGTCCGCACACGAttcggaaaaaaatttgaaggcATTTCTCGAAAAGATTAGTAAAGACTTTCAAGTAGTAACAAATAACGCTATTATAAACACAAATAACAGCGAAGATGAGGATGATCTATTGTCAAACATTCTTGATGCTGACAAGAAAACAGAAGCTTCAACACAAATGTCAGTACAAAAAGATGAAAGCGCAATTTCTGCCTCTGAGGTGTCTAGTAGCGTTAAAAGTAATAACAGAAAAACTGCTATTGGAAAAACGGAGAACAGTGTCGATCAAATAACACTGAAGACCACAAGATCTAACTTAGGTGATACATCGGAGGATATATCAAAAGATATACaccaaaacaaaatgaaattaaatgttaaGAAAGGTAGTGtagataaagaaataaaaactttcCAATCTTTTGAGTCCGATATTCAAGTAGAAATAGAAGAAAACCTGGATGATATTACAAAGTGTGAAGTTGAAACACCAAAAGAACATTCACCGGAACACGAAATACAAATACTTGAATACACCGATGAAGAGTCTCAAACCGAATTAGAAATATTGGAAGAAAATCTTCAACCAAGTGACGATACTAGAAGCAGTCTTGGCACAGAGGAGCCGCAACCACAAAGTAGCGGGGGATTTCTTAAGGAATATCAAGCAATGCTTGATGAAGATGGCGATTTTTTGGAAGATAATAGTTCCATAAACGATAAAACTACTACAGCTAAAGAATTGAATTACTTTGATGATAGTGAAGAACTATTGGATGAACATGATGATATCGAAATGAAATCTATGGTCGAAGATAACCTAGATGAAGAACAAGCCGTTGACACCTCATCACAGTTGCAAACTGAAGTCGCTGAAAaggaaattaaaagtaaaacacGTAAATACCAGGCGAAGACACATGTTCGTGGTGCTGGCGCTAAATCAGCCAGAAAAGGCGATACGTTGAATACTTCAAAAAGATTTCTATGTTTTAAATGTAATCGGGACTTTAGCACTAAAACAAATCTTACCCGACATATGGCAACACACGAAGGCAACCGACCATTTCAGTGCAATGTGTGTAACAAAAGCTTCACCCAGAATGTATCCTTAAAGCaacacatgtacacacacactGGTGAGAAACCATATCAATGCGAGGTGTGCCATAGAGGTTTTACACAATGTAAAAGTCTAGTATTTCACATACGCCGACATACTGGCGATAAACCATTTCCATGCGAAAAATGCGGTGCACTCTTCCGGCAAAAAGATGGACTTAAGGTAATGTTTACAGTATTgtaaatgattttgaaaataacaacataacaaataagaaatttcaatttattccaTCTTCTATTAGACCCACATTCTTAAACGACATACAATCAAGTCGCAACATGGTAATATGGAGTTAACAACATGCGCCATATGCAAAGAAGTGTTTGCTGATAAAATTCTGCTTCAGGAGCATATGAAAAAACACTTAAACGACTATGTGCGTGTCGACTCTGCCATGTCATGCGCGAACCGTGAAGGAACAACCGAAGAAAATTCAGACATGCTACTCGAATATATAGATGATGATCCTCTACACGACAAAGCAAGTAACAATATTGGCGAAAGCACATCAGAGAGCGCTGATGATATAGGCTCTTCGGCACATGTCGTTGACTTAATGACGACGTCCGCTTTGGAGCCGAGTCGTGCAAAGAAATTCCAGTGccgaaaatgttttaaatgctTTGCAATTAAGTAAGTAATTGTATGTCATAAGTTTATAGTGTTCATTAATTTGTATCTTCCTTTAGGAAAAATTTGCTTCGTCATTTGACCACACATGAGCTATCCGTTGAGACTGATTTCGTTTGTAAAATATGCGAACTTTGCTTCGCAACCAGTGATGACTTAAAAGCGCATACAGTAAAAGAGCACACTAACTCTACCGAACCCTTCCAATGCGAACTGTGTGAATCCGCGTTTTCTAACGTTGTTGAGCTAAAGAAACATATGGATTTGCATAATACCAAAACAGATAAGACACATGGAGTCGTTATGTtgcgaaaaactttaaaacTTACTAATTTAGTACGATAAAAGCAGTAATGTATTTTTAGCAACgatattgataataaaatatgaattcgCTTACCgcttaatttatttagttttttattataacactGTTTTTACACAACATCTATTAATCACTTTTAAGAAACTCAccacttttttatatgaaaatattacacaattacataataaaataCCGTTAACTTCTaacataatatattaattttggcGGGACTTTGGCTCAAAAACACAcccttacatacttatatttagtTTGAGGCCTGTTCGCTTATTGACAATTTGTTGCAGTTATCGCAGAAATTGGTACGTTGAAAAGAGTGTGATATTTACCATTACAATCTATGCATATTACATCCTGCAACACAACTAGACTATCtcaatgctttatttttttcgaaattagccaaaaatattttttaattgcatttatattccatataaatttttatttttacaatttgaagCAATTTAATTCGATTATTTTCAACGCTACGCTACTATCGATTATTTTCGTCAATGCTTGGTAGTTGGCAACGCGATCAGCTGTTTTGTTCTTTCTGTAATTATGTTGTTGGATTTTCTCAAGTAAACAAAcattttgtggcaaatttttaataaattattccaattcaattttcatttataaagaaaatatggaAGTATGTCGTATTTGTGGCGGAGCTGAAAAACTCAAGTGCTTTCAAGGCGATGAGCAATTGACGGAGCTGCTAAGAGTTTGCGCGAACATtgcagtaaagaaaataatttttattctttgatATAAGTTTtaacataaaattgtttttttaatttcagatagAAGAAAATGACTTTTTACCACAGCATATATGCGAGCATTGTGAGAATGGTTTGCGTTTTTCTTACCATTTGCGGAAGCAAAGTGAACAAACCGAAAAGCGGTTGCGGCAGGAGATGCAGACACAAACCAATAGTACGACAATTAATATTCTAGATGAATTTGATGCGAATGATGTGAATGCATTTGATCAAACGGCTGATGTAATAAGACACAAAAGTCTAATTTcagaaataaacataaatatttcgaCCACTACTCAGGAATCGAATTGCGTACTTATCGAAGAAAATCACACACAGGAGATAATTGAGTCCACAAGCCTATGTATGGAAATAAAAGAGCACCAGAGCATTGTAGAAATATTAGATGAAGACAATTTACCTGAATTAACAGCCGAAGAGCGTCTCAGGTTAGATTTGCGGAAGCGCGGTGTCGATATGCAAAAGCGCTTGATGCCGATAGAAAACGTACCGTTAAATGAGATAGGACATGAGGTAATTGCAGAAAAGCGAATTCAACTGGATTTGGATACGCACGCAGATGTATTTAGCGATATGGAATTGCCGGCAGAGAAATGTTTAGAgattttaaataatgaatttaacgATGAGGATGATATTATTGAAGTAATTGATGATGATTCAATGCCAGGGTTAGCGGACGAAGAATTATCTACCAAACAAGTATGCCAAACACTAAATGCATGCGAATATCAAGGTGAGGACTTTGTAGAAGAGATATTGTCTTCAGACGAAGAAAGTCAGTGCTACCAAACTGTAGTATATGAAGAAAACTCTGATGGTGTTGACGACACCGAGAATATTGAAGATTGTGAAATGCATTTTATGAAAGAAGAAAGTAGTGATTTCCCTGGTAATGAGTGCACTGAAAATGAGTCGGTCACAACACAAGAAATTGAGAAGGACGAAACGACAATAGGTGCCGACAGTGAAAAACCTAGTAATGCAAGTGCAGAAGAACCTGTAAGtatattaaatgtatgtatataattttgtttatatttcatttaatttagatAAGCGGCCACACCTGCCCGACATGCGACATACAACTGCCTACATGGACAGAATATTGTGAGCATATCAAAACACATGGTGATAAAAGGTTTGTCTGCAAGATATGCAATACATGGTTTCCACTACGTAGCAGATTGGAAAAGCATTTACTGTGTcatgaagaaaaacaagaaaaaccggAATGTCCGCACTGTAGACGTACATATCAGAGCCGTTATAATTTAAAACGGCACATACAAGACATGCATAATAATGATGCTCACATATGCGTCCTCTGTGGTAAAGCGTTTATCCGGTCTGATGAGCTGAAAGTTCACATGGCCACACATTTAGAGGAGGAGGAGCTTCGATGCGAGCACTGTTCGAGAtggtaattatatatatatctcaAAACTTTATCAAACAATGATTTAttggattttcttttaattacagTTTCAGTAGAAAGAGTACCTTTACAAATCATATGAAAACTCATCTAAAGTCCTCAACTGTAAAAAAGAGTGATGCTAAAAACACCACAGGAAAAAAAGTGTACTGCTGCCACTACTGCGGCAAAGAGTCCAAACATCATTTCACCCACAAAATGCATATGCGCATACATACGCAAGAGCGGCCGCATAAATGTGACGATTGTGATAAGGCTTTCCGCACAATGGCTGCGCTGATTACACACCAACGCATACACGACGATGTACGGCCATATCAGTGTGAACACTGTTTGCTCTCCTTTCGACAGCGAGCCCATCTCAACTCGCATCGCATGATACACGATGGCATTACACCGCATAAGTGTAGTATTTGCCAATGGTCTTTTACTAAAAAGAGCAATATGCTTCTGCATATGCGTATACACTCAGGTGAAAATCCCTACAAGTGTGTTATATGCGATAAGCAATTCAAAAAAGCCGCACTTTTGCGAAAACATGAAATCGATGTGCATAATAAAACCGCAACTGAGGAGCAATCGCGCAATAGCCCGTTTATTGATTTAGCAGAAGAGTTGGTGTGCAGCGATAGCAACAGTCTGGAGGTAATAGAAACGGAAAATGCCTCGTCCATTGAAAGCAGTGTCATAAGCAATGTCGAAGATGTTCAGCAGGGCTACGAAGAAATGCCCGAAGTAATTAGAAATGCAGTTTTAGAACAAAATAATCCTGCCAATAATGATTTTGAGGCAGTGGACAGTGGCGTGGTGTTGGTGGTGGATGATAACGCGAAATTTAATAGCTTATTTATTATGGATGATTAAGTTTGCTTCTTAGTTAGTAGTTAATTTCACTACACTTTtcgatttcgaaatttcaaactAAGCTTCTCGCGTTCAATAATCGGTTTGTTGAGTTAGCAGCGAAATTATTCAGAAGTttagaagaaaagaagaaattcTTTTACTTCAATAGCATGCAATCTTAACAAAGTTATATAAGGTAGTATAtacaaattcattttttttagtcATTTCTAAACTGTCTAGGTATCGAGCGTTACCCAGGCCacttttaatacatatactcaaatatatatattttataagccTATAATTATTAGTCTtacgagaaatatttttttatacctttaataaaaaagtattttgatgTCGCATTgtacaataaatattaagaactttaaactttacactAACTTGAGTTTATGCACgcagttttttattaaaagaagcgttttaaattattataaatttgtaactataaaaactaccaaaaattttgtattttaagtttcactttttggttttaaaaagttcaatgaaaacaaaatattataagattttttcaaaacaatacaattactctaaaataaaatgcaaaaataatatcaaGTTATGAATTGCTTCTCCATCAAAATGTTAtcacaaactattttttttttttataaaaaagacgACGATTTTCCTGAAAGATTTCGAAACTAAGGCTATTTATCCTAAAGGGTTGCAACAGGTgtgaaatttggaaaaaatcgatttttaatatttttttgcataattttctaaaaaagaaTTCTTCTACCCACGAATAAAGATGAAACTACTGCATCTGTGGAGCAACATTTCTTTAGCGCATCGCGTGTAACTCgaaatatatctattttttattttattttttattttttttttattttcttatttttattttttttgttatttttattatttttaatttttgatttttaatttttaattttttattttttttatttttatttttttttttattatttttttattttttttttttatttttttttaatttttttttttaattttattttttaattttattttttaattttattttttattttttaattttattttttattttctatttttttttttttttaattttttttttttaattttaatttttacttatttttttttttttttttaatttctaagaaACAGTTTTAGGCTGTTAGGAACAATTTTAACGATTGTCAGTCAACGTGACCGGAATGCATTCAGATTTTTAACCCACCAAGGACAGGTACTGCTctaaattacttcaggaatttTTTCTGTGTTTACAATACACAGTGAGAACCGCATGCTCTcaattaaggagcataatgaacttatCTCCAAGCAGTACTTTATGCTGGGGTGTCTGCGTGGaaatcatccctgcagtcaACTGCCTATAGCGGAACCGCcacctaggagcatcaagagctCCTTCCTCCACTACGTCGACGTcataaaacaatacgccgaccagagtTCGGAAGCAGAAACAAAAATCTTCACCGTCTCCCTTTCAGTGAATGACATCCTTGGACTCAAACCACCACCCCTTACAGACGACGAGCTGGAGTAGacgcgagaatcgagagtgacccttgcgcagcttcgttctggataccgTAACAGGTTGAACTTATCTTATCCaaaatcaaatatgtatatggatggCCACCTCTTTTTATGACCAGCTtaccctacacatctgacacctcTCTGCGTATGGTTCGACGCCGTCGAAACAGTTTGTCTCGTTGTATGAATTTGATGTCAGCTTATCTAAACCTTAAACCTTACGATTCTAATGGAgactagataaccgttacaacaacaacaacactcttTCAATTGTCCAAAAGCGTCGCCTAGTCCCCTACTTCAAGCAATAAATTGTCAGCTAACAGTAAGGGAAATAATCATT
This region includes:
- the LOC105234268 gene encoding ras-related protein Rab-21, with the translated sequence MPTNNTSSNFKTFKVVLLGEGCVGKTSIVLRYVEDKFNPQHISTLQASFLTKKLTLEDGSRAHLNIWDTAGQERFHALGPIYYRGSHGAILVYDITDEDSFQKVKNWLKELKRMLGAEIVITIVGNKTDLDAQRTVPQDVALEYTESVGAHYFETSAKANEGIEELFTALTQLMIQRHAQREQETSSLRLMQGGRTSQRLIVEDDSQDGDEEGRQTPTTNRSCCGAG
- the LOC105234269 gene encoding protein CutA homolog, coding for MQSFTRTVLSRRYTPVFFTSQKLLVTFVVAANILNARATTQSYKTCGSTLTTNCKDMSDPTAEDSYTAGSSSVAFVTTPDDKLAKKLAQGLVEKKLAACVNIIPHIQSIYMWEGKVNEDNEYLMMIKTRTSRMDEVIKFVRENHSYSVAEVITLPIENGNAPYLSWIEQIVPDKK
- the LOC105234270 gene encoding zinc finger protein Xfin — translated: MSVQKDESAISASEVSSSVKSNNRKTAIGKTENSVDQITLKTTRSNLGDTSEDISKDIHQNKMKLNVKKGSVDKEIKTFQSFESDIQVEIEENLDDITKCEVETPKEHSPEHEIQILEYTDEESQTELEILEENLQPSDDTRSSLGTEEPQPQSSGGFLKEYQAMLDEDGDFLEDNSSINDKTTTAKELNYFDDSEELLDEHDDIEMKSMVEDNLDEEQAVDTSSQLQTEVAEKEIKSKTRKYQAKTHVRGAGAKSARKGDTLNTSKRFLCFKCNRDFSTKTNLTRHMATHEGNRPFQCNVCNKSFTQNVSLKQHMYTHTGEKPYQCEVCHRGFTQCKSLVFHIRRHTGDKPFPCEKCGALFRQKDGLKTHILKRHTIKSQHGNMELTTCAICKEVFADKILLQEHMKKHLNDYVRVDSAMSCANREGTTEENSDMLLEYIDDDPLHDKASNNIGESTSESADDIGSSAHVVDLMTTSALEPSRAKKFQCRKCFKCFAIKKNLLRHLTTHELSVETDFVCKICELCFATSDDLKAHTVKEHTNSTEPFQCELCESAFSNVVELKKHMDLHNTKTDKTHGVVMLRKTLKLTNLFSSKQTFCGKFLINYSNSIFIYKENMEVCRICGGAEKLKCFQGDEQLTELLRVCANIAIEENDFLPQHICEHCENGLRFSYHLRKQSEQTEKRLRQEMQTQTNSTTINILDEFDANDVNAFDQTADVIRHKSLISEININISTTTQESNCVLIEENHTQEIIESTSLCMEIKEHQSIVEILDEDNLPELTAEERLRLDLRKRGVDMQKRLMPIENVPLNEIGHEVIAEKRIQLDLDTHADVFSDMELPAEKCLEILNNEFNDEDDIIEVIDDDSMPGLADEELSTKQVCQTLNACEYQGEDFVEEILSSDEESQCYQTVVYEENSDGVDDTENIEDCEMHFMKEESSDFPGNECTENESVTTQEIEKDETTIGADSEKPSNASAEEPISGHTCPTCDIQLPTWTEYCEHIKTHGDKRFVCKICNTWFPLRSRLEKHLLCHEEKQEKPECPHCRRTYQSRYNLKRHIQDMHNNDAHICVLCGKAFIRSDELKVHMATHLEEEELRCEHCSRCFSRKSTFTNHMKTHLKSSTVKKSDAKNTTGKKVYCCHYCGKESKHHFTHKMHMRIHTQERPHKCDDCDKAFRTMAALITHQRIHDDVRPYQCEHCLLSFRQRAHLNSHRMIHDGITPHKCSICQWSFTKKSNMLLHMRIHSGENPYKCVICDKQFKKAALLRKHEIDVHNKTATEEQSRNSPFIDLAEELVCSDSNSLEVIETENASSIESSVISNVEDVQQGYEEMPEVIRNAVLEQNNPANNDFEAVDSGVVLVVDDNAKFNSLFIMDD